A DNA window from Clavibacter sepedonicus contains the following coding sequences:
- a CDS encoding beta-ketoacyl-ACP synthase III — MTDQPRPTIQTAPVVERFTRIWGLGAARGELDVPNDDLVGPIDSSDEWIRQRTGIITRKRAGADVDAVDLATTASLEAIAKAGIRPEQIGIVLVSTVSNTVQTPSMAALLADRIGANPAPAYDISAACAGYTYGIAQADSFIRSGLAEYVLVVGAEKLSDIVDPTDRSISFLLGDGAGAAIVGPSDTPGISPTVWGSDGSNWDAVGMTGTLKSMRDGSAWPTLRQDGQKVFRWAVWEMVKVAKEALDRAGVAPEQLAAFIPHQANMRIVDEFAKQLGLPESVAIARDIATTGNTSAASIPLATHRLLEEDPSLSGGLALQIGFGAGLVFGAQVVVLP; from the coding sequence ATGACCGACCAGCCCCGCCCCACCATCCAGACCGCGCCCGTGGTCGAGCGCTTCACCCGCATCTGGGGGCTCGGTGCCGCGCGCGGCGAGCTCGACGTCCCGAACGACGACCTCGTCGGCCCGATCGACTCCTCGGACGAGTGGATCCGCCAGCGCACCGGCATCATCACGCGCAAGCGCGCCGGCGCGGACGTCGACGCGGTCGACCTCGCGACCACGGCGTCGCTCGAGGCCATCGCGAAGGCGGGCATCCGTCCGGAGCAGATCGGCATCGTCCTCGTCAGCACCGTGAGCAACACCGTGCAGACGCCGTCGATGGCGGCGCTCCTCGCCGACCGCATCGGCGCGAACCCCGCGCCCGCCTACGACATCTCGGCCGCGTGCGCCGGATACACCTACGGCATCGCGCAGGCCGACTCCTTCATCCGGTCGGGCCTCGCGGAATACGTCCTCGTGGTCGGCGCCGAGAAGCTGTCCGACATCGTCGATCCGACCGACCGCTCCATCTCGTTCCTGCTCGGCGACGGCGCCGGCGCCGCGATCGTCGGCCCGAGCGACACCCCCGGCATCTCGCCGACGGTCTGGGGATCCGACGGCTCGAACTGGGACGCCGTCGGCATGACCGGCACCCTGAAGAGCATGCGCGACGGATCTGCGTGGCCGACGCTCCGCCAGGACGGTCAGAAGGTCTTCCGGTGGGCCGTCTGGGAGATGGTCAAGGTCGCCAAGGAGGCGCTCGACCGTGCCGGCGTCGCCCCGGAGCAGCTCGCCGCCTTCATCCCGCACCAGGCCAACATGCGCATCGTCGACGAGTTCGCGAAGCAGTTGGGCCTCCCCGAGTCCGTCGCCATCGCGCGCGACATCGCCACCACGGGCAACACCTCCGCCGCGTCGATCCCGCTCGCCACCCACCGCCTGCTCGAGGAGGACCCGTCGCTCTCCGGCGGCCTCGCCCTCCAGATCGGGTTCGGCGCGGGACTCGTCTTCGGCGCGCAGGTCGTCGTCCTGCCCTGA
- a CDS encoding ACP S-malonyltransferase has protein sequence MIIVVCPGQGSQKPGFLSPWLEHPEHARRLGELGAAAGLDLVTHGTTSDADTIRDTAVAQPLIVAAGIVALHALLADGRDAYVAGIAGHSVGEITAAAGAGILTDDEAMRVVRTRGDAMAEAAAITRTGMSAVVGGDQDAVLARLAELDLEPANFNGGGQIVVAGAPEALAALQAEPLRGTRVIPLQVAGAFHTHHMAPAVDALRAAVAPLAPRDPRFPFWTNRDGSRVESGAAYLDLVVGQVASPVRWDLCMEAFAAAGVTGLIEVAPAGALTGLAKRGLKGLPTLALSTPDDLPAAIDMLDAHA, from the coding sequence ATGATCATCGTCGTCTGCCCGGGCCAGGGCTCCCAGAAGCCCGGATTCCTCTCCCCCTGGCTCGAGCACCCGGAGCACGCGCGGCGGCTGGGCGAGCTGGGCGCGGCGGCGGGACTCGACCTCGTCACCCACGGCACCACGTCCGACGCCGACACGATCCGCGACACCGCGGTCGCGCAGCCGCTCATCGTGGCGGCGGGGATCGTCGCCCTGCACGCGCTCCTCGCGGACGGCCGGGACGCGTACGTGGCCGGCATCGCGGGCCACTCGGTCGGCGAGATCACGGCTGCGGCTGGCGCGGGGATCCTGACGGACGACGAGGCGATGCGCGTCGTGCGCACCCGCGGCGACGCGATGGCCGAGGCCGCCGCGATCACCCGAACGGGCATGAGCGCCGTCGTCGGCGGCGACCAGGACGCCGTCCTCGCGCGCCTCGCCGAGCTGGACCTCGAGCCGGCCAACTTCAACGGCGGTGGCCAGATCGTCGTCGCCGGCGCTCCCGAGGCCCTCGCCGCGCTCCAGGCCGAGCCCCTCCGCGGCACGCGCGTCATCCCCCTCCAGGTCGCGGGCGCGTTCCACACGCACCACATGGCTCCCGCGGTCGACGCCCTGCGCGCGGCCGTCGCCCCGCTCGCGCCCCGTGACCCGCGCTTCCCCTTCTGGACCAACCGCGACGGCAGCCGCGTCGAGTCCGGTGCCGCGTACCTCGACCTCGTCGTGGGCCAGGTGGCGAGCCCGGTCCGCTGGGACCTCTGCATGGAGGCGTTCGCCGCCGCGGGCGTCACCGGCCTCATCGAGGTGGCTCCCGCCGGCGCGCTCACCGGCCTCGCCAAGCGCGGGCTCAAGGGCCTTCCGACGCTCGCGCTCTCCACCCCTGACGACCTCCCGGCGGCCATCGACATGCTCGATGCGCACGCCTGA